One Aegilops tauschii subsp. strangulata cultivar AL8/78 chromosome 7, Aet v6.0, whole genome shotgun sequence genomic window carries:
- the LOC109778438 gene encoding uncharacterized protein: MEAYLMEVCKIEKQFLGLELQHVPRDTNKETDEIAKRASRRVPQEPGIFEQRLFKPLAAPLAMGSAPPREGLPPPPASGPPACGPTLGARLLLALEPQEGCWTEEFRAYLVQGTLPEKEEDAERVARQATAYCIQDGELYRKRPNDVSLWCISRKQGCELLADIHGGDCGHHSSSRTLVGKVFRGGFYWPTALNDTTELLRSCEVCQFHAKQIHQPAQGLQTIPLSWPFAVWGLDILGRKERMGKRGTHACSNSRGSAPSAPPPDSAGALLALHRGVATGRPATILEATPTTWRLVVAAAAGSLAGGGAAAAG; encoded by the exons atggaggcatacctcatgGAGGTATGCAAAATAGAGAAGCAATTCTTGGGCCTAGaactgcagcacgtgccccgcgACACGAACAAGGAGACCGACGAgatcgccaagagggcgtccaGACGCGTGCCTCAGGAGCCTGGCATCTTTGAACAACGACTATTCAAGCCTTTAGCAGCCCCTCTGGCTATGGGATCGGCGCCACCTCGGGAGGGGCTTCCCCCACCACCAGCCTCGGGGCCCCCTGCCTGCGGTCCAACCTTAGGAGCACGCCTGctcctggcgctcgagcctcaggaggggtgctggaccgaagAGTTCAGGGCGTACCTGGTGCAAGGAACATtgccagagaaggaggaagatgcagagcgcgtggcccggcaggctACTGCGTACTGCATTCAAGACGGTGAGCTGTATCGAAAACGGCCGAACGATGTTTCCTTGTGGTGTATCTCCAGGAAGCAGGGATGCGAGCTGTtagctgacatacacggtggggatTGCGGGCATCATTCGTCGTCGCGCACTCTGGTGGGCAAGGTGTTCCGtggcggattctactggcccacggcgctcaacgacACAACCGAGCTATTGAGGTCTTGCGAGGtatgccagttccacgccaagcaaatccaccagcctgctcagggcctTCAGACCATTCCGCTCTCttggccattcgcggtctgggggctggacattcTGG GAAGAAAGGAGAGGATGGGCAAAAGAGGCACCCACGCCTGCAGCAACTCACGAGGGTCGGCTCCCAGCGCCCCCCCCCCCGACTCAGCCGgagccctcctcgcgcttcaccggGGCGTGGCGACGGGTCGACCCGCCACCATCCTTGAAGCGACCCCGACGACGTGGCGGCTGGTTGTAGCCGCTGCTGCTGGATCTTTAGCCGGAGGaggagccgccgctgctggaTGA